A window of Tripterygium wilfordii isolate XIE 37 chromosome 7, ASM1340144v1, whole genome shotgun sequence contains these coding sequences:
- the LOC120001397 gene encoding bZIP transcription factor 11-like yields the protein MGSSSGTSSGSSLIQNSGSEENLQALRKRKRMISNRESARRSRMRKQKHLDELTVQVAELEKQNHHVLTSINISTQHYLNVEAENSVLRAQAGELSNRLQSLNEIVNANNTGTAFGDSAITVPAADLSFLNPLNLPYYLNQPIMASADHMFNEYY from the coding sequence ATGGGTTCATCCAGTGGCACATCTTCAGGTTCATCGCTGATTCAGAACTCAGGCTCTGAAGAGAACTTGCAGGcattgaggaagaggaagagaatgaTATCGAACCGCGAATCGGCTCGACGGTCCAGGATGAGGAAGCAGAAGCATTTGGACGAGCTGACGGTTCAGGTGGCTGAACTCGAGAAGCAGAATCACCATGTCCTCACAAGCATCAACATCAGCACACAACATTACTTGAATGTTGAGGCTGAGAACTCAGTTTTGAGAGCTCAAGCTGGTGAGCTTAGCAACAGATTACAATCTCTGAATGAGATTGTTAATGCAAACAATACTGGAACTGCTTTTGGGGATTCAGCAATTACTGTGCCTGCTGCTGATCTTAGCTTCTTGAACCCATTGAACTTGCCTTATTACTTGAATCAACCAATTATGGCTTCTGCTGATCACATGTTCAATGAGTACTATTGA
- the LOC120002650 gene encoding bZIP transcription factor 11-like, with amino-acid sequence MDFSIGTSSGSSLIENSGSEEDLQALTKRRRTISDPESARRSRLRKKKHLEDLMYQIGELSNRLQSPNENVDANNCETAFERLSLNDN; translated from the coding sequence ATGGATTTCTCCATTGGCACATCTTCAGGCTCATCACTGATAGAGAACTCAGGCTCTGAAGAGGACTTGCAGGCATTGACGAAGAGGAGGAGAACAATATCGGACCCCGAATCGGCTCGACGGTCCAggttgaggaagaagaagcattTGGAAGATCTGATGTATCAGATTGGTGAGCTTAGCAACAGATTGCAATCTCCCAATGAGAATGTTGATGCAAACAATTGTGAAACTGCTTTTGAAAGATTATCTCTCAATGATAATTAG